The Alligator mississippiensis isolate rAllMis1 chromosome 3, rAllMis1, whole genome shotgun sequence DNA window ctggggtcatctgaccccagcactctttcttgccaaggcagggggttggacttgataatctgttgaggtcccttcctaccctagcatctatgaatatatatataacacaacacattttttccagttaaagagaaactagaagattcATTCAGATGCTATGGGCTCAgtgctgtattattcagtttagatcaaagcaaaagcaaatataactacTGGAAGGTATACTAATTTAAGTTTATAcattaagttttaaaaaaaacacaacgaACTGGGCAAAATAGTCCAAAATATAGTTTtattagttctgtagtcattatagttaaatgtgcaTCTCTTACTCAgactcacaaaacaaaaatgtagccttcctgagcatcttgacagtgccaaCACTTCACTGCCAGTCATTTCCATACCATAGTTagttaccacacctgagttaaggtgtTTAGCCAGAATTaaaaccagtctgcagggctgtgaaatagaagataTACAGCAACACTGCAGTAGAAAAGATAACTTGATTTatgtgtaacccgggtggtactccaaaagtaccccctctccaattgaagggatcaaagcaggtgcacaagcactgtgggaggtgtagggactctcctccccctatagagcagagccagaccaccactggggacttaaccatataccttttaatgagggaacaatactgggaacacaACAGGCATAATCGGGGTATAGTGACCACCAAAATGCCCCAAgtgggcaggattcaacaaagtttagacacaatcattggcaaaagacagggttaaccaaatataaaacacaaacagcagagcaaacaatactggttggggaaatataaaaaggcataaaatacaaaatgtcaaaggacaaaaaactatagggcctaggtacctagaaggggagaaaacacaatggccccttttcACTGCCAGAGGAATTTCTCATTCACCCCCAGTCACTAAAGCTggaacttgaactcagatctcccatgtaGTAGGCAGGAACACTACCACACAGTCACCAGTAGTAGTACTGcttcaagctgctaggggtcttggccTTCCTAGAGCCCCGGCCTCACATGGAGCTGCCTGGTTTCTGACTGgaagagctggaagctgagctgggaacccctcaggtcactgctcagatcctcctgctggccacagcctcttgtaggggatcctagagcccagcagggagcctctcctgctggccacatattgtgctgctgagggtccaactgctgcctgcaggtcctactccttcaggtgcttctggggcaactgctcctgccttgctggcccagctctttgaagctccttccttgtagTCCCTCACTaatctcccctgagtcagctgcactgccccttttatccccctccaggtgacccaaggggccaatcaggagACACGGAGGGTGAGTTtgtggggcctgattggtgagtaaagggaatcccaagtcctccaatcatcttttaccccttcaaaacccctgggccaaatcattaccagattggtgaggaaagggaatcccgagtcctccagtcatcttttgccctttcaaaacccctgggctaagtcactgccagctagcccgtcacatatGGAacattgggtgcatccagacgagcgtgtACATGCCTGTAGCAGTGTTTCAAAGCAGTCTGAGATCTTCAAGAGGCACGTGGTgaccaaaaaaatgttccccatgctgcatatttgcagcacagactaaatttgatatttgaaaaaaaaatgctgaaaaaagtggtgcaggcacaCTCCAGGAGCATGTTCTGAAGCAATTGGAGACTGGGTCCTCCAAGAAGATGCTCTGCACCTGGCCTGAGCGCCTCTATGcctgctctcttcccctgctgcctcagcatctcacctcagtgtgctggggcaaataggagtgggCCAAGGCTGAAGCATGACCTGGATCCAGGCACTGTCCCTGATAAGTAGGAACATGgagtggtggggctgtgggttggggggaTTTGTGGGTGAGGGGggaactgtgtgtggggggactgttGGTGTGGGggagactgctcaggaggggtgggtacCCCGCTCACCTCCTGCATGGCACACAGCAcctccccccctgcacagcagcagcagcagctgttgggtgctcagggcccactgctaGCAGAGCCACCCTATGGCATGGCACGGTCCCAGCCGCCAGACACCCAGCACTGCCTGTACCACATGATGCGGGCCTGGCTTGGCCCAACTTGGGGGCATGAGCTTTAAGGCAGGGTCAGGCCGCTCTTACTGTCACCTGGGATCTGCACATCAAGCTGAGCCGGGTCCTGCCTCCAAGTGCCAGGCTGGCTTCATGGAGGCAGAACCTGGCTCAGCCCAATGCACAGCCcctgcatgtggtgctggagccccaggtgACAGAAGAGTGGCCCAGTACTGCCCAAAGGTGCacgcccctggctgggtgggctgGGCCCGTGACATGTGGCACAGGCGGCGCTGGGTCTCAGGAGACTAGGGCTGCACCTCaccatggaggggctctgccagcagcGAGCCCTGCACGTAAGGTTCTCTCTAAGGTGCACACATATGCGGCCGCGCCCAACTAAAAGTGGCcacgcacagccttttcaaggccgcacCAGGAGAGGACGGGGCGAGAGCCTGGcgtgggctccgctggctccagggaagtgctccactccccggcccttatgtgggggagcagagcacttccctggagccagcggagcccatgccagccctctgccccagcctccatccctgccttgcctcaccttggggaggagccgctgcctgccccagtgaggctccactggctccgggacactgctccactcccctgcatcaccTTGAAGAGCAAGGAGGGACATGGTgtcagggccggggagtggagcactgtcccagagctgcaagagcctcactggggcaggcagtggctcctccccaaggtgaggcaaggcaggggtggaggctggCGCGGGtggctggcatgggctccagcagctccagggaagtgctccactccccggccctgatgtgcaggagtggagcacttccccagagccagggagcctgcggcaggctccagccccagccctggcccccagcccccggctccagcccctggcccccggctcctggccccagccaccagcccccggcccccagctccaggccctggcctctggcccttggccccagcccctggcccctggctccgagccgctggccccaggccctggcccctggtCTCAAGCCActggcccccggctccagcccctggcccctgacccccagctcctggccccagcccctggctcctggcttccGGCTCAAGCCTccggctcctggccccagcctctggcccctggcctcagcctccttcggtaagtgtcccacgccggaCTGCAGCGGCGCATTCATGGACTGAGGCGGCACGCTCACAAAccactgctccttagagggaacattgcctgCATGCCCAatatccactgctgctgctactgggggggagagggggattgtACTCCATGCAGGGGTGggcgggtgggcaggggacccacccctcctgagcagtccccccacaatccatctacaaaccccacacccacaaaccacTCCCACAACCCCTCTACCTGCATCCCCAGCCGTAAACCCCAAACCACTGCACAAGTCCCATACCCCCCACAAACCTTACCCCCACAAAACCTACACCcctccacaacccccccccccaaatcttacACCTTGAGTGCCCAGCTGGCCAAATGGGATGgaatgggacctgctggcaggagccatggctgaaggagcaactgccacactgcagccctgccccatgcccacactggcattttttatcagagaatttgcaatttttaaacagggaaaccaggatctctgctggtgagacaagttgTGAGACCCAGGAAGAGGacatgcccagggccagcaccagggacccagctgcagggcagacaaggtggcctacctggccaggaggacatgctttgaccgTTCAAAGTGGGCTACCACAACAAGTACAtgttctgggtgatagctgcccagatggcagggctggggtaccagaagacatgacagtaGTTCCACCTGAATACCAACTGTGCaaccatggcccactggcagctggctcagaagtgcaggaggctctgctgcagtgcccataccatagcccaggcagccatgtggtccctttctgggtctggcaggtgcgcagccaTGAGGCTGCATGATGtcacaagtggcagcaggtcacagccaggcagcagcccccattgccagactgatgcagtaggtagagggtgcagaggccaCGCTAGGTTagggatgcttcagcagtccagctggcacaaggggatagtgtccccagataccaactggccgggcctcagaagctcctgagggcaagtagccctgagctgctcatcagggcagctttttatattgctggccCCAatctctagctccctctggccgAATATCAGTGAAAAGTGCTCCGCTGAGGACCCCTGGGCAGGATCAGTTTATcccaggtggcacaatttgctccacaccaaagtgcatgttcaggcatgtgtgcggAGGtccaaatctctggcacaaatttgtgctgctgctatctgAGCTGccgcaagtgcacatgcctgcatgtatggatgtGCCCATTAAAACCATTAAAAGGAGAGAGGCTCATTAacaccagggctaagtacagtacagacagtgaaaaagctgAAGGCTGAATCAATTCTATCTTTGTAGGTTtgtctaagccagtggttcccaaacttttcctcagcatgggccctcactcccaacccacagccccccgccccacgACCCCATTGGCTGTTGTTGTGAcccccatttggggtcatgacccacaatttgggaaccactgatctaagcagtgaatagacattcactgttgATCCCAAAATACAGTACAACCAcctgtctgcagtggcccaggccagaagctgggtggtgctagagcatgcctccctgctcttctGGATCAGACATCTTAAAACTGGAGAAGTTCAGTAAGCCAATTAATTTAACCTAAACCAGCTCAGTCTGATGTTAAATCCAGGTTTATtgtaaactggtttcagccattttgaaagcggttttatgtgcactgaatttctgttgtgttacagattcaaaccagtttctgatcacttatactggtgtatgtgtaacttttgtccctagccctgtggAGTAAAGAGAGATTTTCAGGAATCAGGCACTATGATGAGTCATGAGGTCATTTGACCACAGCCCCACAacattgcctgaatagaaatgctgctgcctctccaaaGCAGTTACTTTTAAAGTCTGGTTGGAGCAGGAATCAGAGGGGTGCACCTACAGCACTGCATCCCTCCGCCCCTGATCTGCCCCTGCAAGCAAGCATCAGCCCCACTATATGGATGGGGAAAACTGCAGCCCGGAGCAGTGATGTGACTTGCCCAGAGCAACAAGTCAGCAAAAGGCCCAGGAAAGGACACTGTCCACCCACCAGGGTGCTGGGCCTGAGATTGGTTATTGCTCACAGGTAATGTATTTGGCCACAAGGTATTGTCAGGGCAGCCATGAAAGTGGcacttctcagccttttcagattCCAGgcccctcagaaaatgacagTTCTTCTTTCACTTAGCTTGTGACTACAGGAGCGTAAGGGAGCACTGCCTACTGCAGGGCCTTGGCCAAGCCACGCACAGCAGGGCCGGGCACTTCTAGGGCTAGGGGGTCCTggtggaaatctctgggtttagctcTTGGATCTTGCTTGGTCACctcacagggctgcagctgccctgctccGCAGCCCGTGGGAGGGTCTACAGGTACCTCCTGCTGAGAATCGCTGCTCAGCCTCTTGCGGGCTAACATCACGCATAGGGACCTGAAGTCCCAGACTAAAGACTCTGGGATGGAGGATACTCTCATCCTAGCCCCAAGACCTCCGTGTTTTGGCCTGCACGGAGGACGCCTGCTacggatttgggagtatctgaggTCGCAGGGTGAtaggtctgggatggaggatactCGTGGGCTGTAGCGTCATACGCGGTGTTTAGAATGACCAAGTTCTGCCTGCTCAGTCAACGCGGTTTTTGGAGCCATTGTGTTCTGCTCAATgacttggaactgatttggctaatttgccTTTGAacacaaagggagagagagagagtgtgtgcttggaacacacacacagagagagagaaagagagagagagagagagagagagtgtgcttggaacacacacacagagagagagagagagagagagaaagagagagagaggagagagagagagagagagtgtgtgtgtgcgtgcgcgcgcgcgcgcgcgtacAGGTGAAGGCTCAAGCTGCCTGTGTGGCGCTGcccgcccggcctggccccgAGGTGCCCCTTGGCAGCCGCGCTCCGGGGGAAGGACACACAGAGTCCCAAAGGCTCGGCAGCCCTTGCAGGGCGAGCACCGCCGCAAGCTGAGCGCCCCGCCCCGGCCTCTGAGCCCAGCCTCCCACAAGGAAGCCCCGCCCCCAGCGGAGACGGAAGACGGCCGCATGTATTTCGAGCCGTCTCGCTCGCCGTAGCCTAGGCGGGCACTGCGCATGCGGCACAGAGGCGCCTGTTCCGTACCCGGCCCCAGCTGCGGAAGGACCTTGAGGTTGCTCGGAGGTGAGGCCTAGGCGTgtcgcccccctccccccgggcccCGCGGCCGTGCCCGTGCCCTCCCCGGCGGGTCCTTCTCCTCTCTCCGGGGCGAGCCCCGCGCCCCCTCACGGGTCCCTGTGGCCGCTTCTCCTAGACGCCGCCGCCGCCATGTCGTCGCTGCTGCCCAAGCCGCAGATGAGGGGCCTCCTGACCAGGCGGCTCCGCTTCCACGCCGTGGGCGCCTTCGTGTTCTGCTTCGGCTCGGCCTTGATCTACAAGGTGAGGCCCCCGCGGCCGcgcccctgcagggagggcacGTACGTCTCCCCGGGCCGGACTCCCTCCttgcccttcctgcccccccccggtggagggggcagccccaggcttgctagtcccagagcagcagtggcaccctGCGAACCGCAGCCTCGGCTGCAGCCAGTGTCCAGCGCCTGTGGGGAAGGTgaaaaaaaccaagaaagaaaaaagatcccCTGATACCcgtggtggtgggaggagagaAACAAAGTCCTTCCTAGGCCTAGGTggcaaacagcaaagcccagaggaAGCGCACTCCCTTCTCTCCACGCTGCAGCCAGCGGTCCTCAATCTCGCGCCTGAGCTGGAGAGCCAGGACTCCCCTCGctgcccgcctgccccagcttcccccgtccctgggctgcagagctccTCCTGTGGTCCTGAGCTTTGCCTGCGTGTTTCTAGCTGTCCCTCTTCACAGAGCTTGCCGTGAGGCCTTGCTGCTCCAGGACATCTAGGATGTTGGATGTCTTCAAAATACTGCCTTAATCTTTCTAGTACTCGTGCAGAGGCAGTGACCGATGCAAGACGTAAGGTGACTTGCAGCTCTTGAGTTAAAATTGGGTACACTTCACTCATGGCTTTACTTTTGGACCATGCTGGTAACTGCTGTGGTCCACAGGATGCCTTCTTTTAATGTGGGATAGTGAGGGAGAGGTAGCTCCTAAAGGAAGTATCTGTTTGTGAACGTCTTATACAGAATTTCTTTGAAATTCATAGCTAAGCAAAATGGAAAGACTGTCATTttcccccccccattcctcccacccccaaattaaaaaaaaaaaaaaaaaaaaaaagatggaaaagatGGGATTAAGACATCTCAGCATGTCTTGCCAGAAGAGAGTCATACAGGTTTTGCAAGATATAAAATAAACCTCTAAGCTGTGTCCAGACGAGTGCaaatgtttggttccccagggacaactagcaacggcacaccactgctagttgtcccccagggaatgcctgtgccagagttaccccaggtggggtagaagaggctgggaccagcaaccttacctggagtcctaggGGCCAGggaggctccagccacagtgCTTCTGTAGTTTGGAccctagctggcagctggagcatggcaccagctggccaggctctggttttgggcagtgcatatgtgccaccctgctttttctaCGCATATGTTTTTGATCCCTGGATTTGAAACATCTTGAAAACAAAGCTTGGTCTCTTCTAAACAAACTTAGAAAATACATGGTAAGGAAAATTTTGTGGTTACATATGGCAAAATTGGGAATGCCTGTATGGTATAAAGCTCACTTGAGCCTGTTCTGTTAACAACAAATACAGCAAACGGCCTTGGTCTCATTAGGACTTTATATTTTGTTGCGTACATATTAACTAACACAAGTAATGCATTTTTGTGGAGAAACTaggacaaaaacattttgacaagGAATAGTCACTTGTACTTCTGCATGTTAACAGATGAggaagtaggggtgcaccaatagagattttgggggctgatacagagagctgatatttaaggaggcatattggctgatactgatctaaTACAGCTAccatcagctggtaagtcttgtggtggaaggggaggggaaggggtgtggggaggcagatcaatgtcccccgcagtgagggagggggcaggagcaggtgctgcccggtgggggaggggtgtgtgggatggagccgtggctcattggggagtggggtggggggcatgcccctgctgcttgcacccaggggcatggagggacatgcccctggatctgtgtggtgTGGGGTAGGCAGTAGCTGTGGAGTGGAGCCAGAGTCAGTGCTGTGTAGGGCTTTTCTCACTGGGAGCTGCGCTCAGAGCGGGCTGGGAGGatactgcagccaccccaaattttgctgcaactccactcccagccctgcatcACCGCCTGGCACCCGGTGCAGCCATGGCTTTTCCTGGCActtgggtggaggcagggtgttCAGCCACTGCTGTGCTGAGTGGCGGtgtggagctgggagcagagctgcggcAAAatctgaggtggctgcagccttcTCCCATCACCTccagagcctgctctgagcccagcccttgTCAAGAAAAACCCTGCCCAGTGCCAGCTTCAGCTCCACTCTgcaactgcagcctgccccgcgttgcacagatctgggggcacgcccctctgcccccaccctgctggggtGCAAGCACTTGCAGGAGCTGTCCCTACCTCATGAGCTCACCAAGGGGGGGGTGttaatctgccccccatgccccttccctcccttcctccctcccttcccatctgacttaccagctagaggcagcctccatgctgccagctctgctccgtgctgcactgcggctgtgcgcagcacgggcatttatcagccaaactATTGACCCCATTGTGCTGATAtccgatatagacaattttctttatattggtaccagtctgatatcggactgatgtatccATGCACCTCAAACAGAAAAATGTATTGGAGTCCTGAAAATTTGATAGTGCTGTTCTGCAGTCTTTTTTTAAGATGAAACTCCTCCaagccttttttttcctgttgaattCTTagtcctccctctctctctctctctttttttttttaagtttaggcTCTTTACAACATGAATACCTAATGACACTAATTTGTTTTCACTGTTTGCgcagtattttatatatatatataatatttttttttttttttttttttttttttttacgtagACCTCTGTCTCCTTCAAGCTGAAGAATGCTAGGGGGGTTTTCTCAGTTTCTTCTGGCGATTATTTATTAGCAGACATACAAGGGTATATCGGGAACAGTATAAGACTTTTGGCACCTGTAGCTGGGCAAAAGTAGAAAACTAAATCTTGCTTCTATTGATTACATTGTAGTTTGGTGTGGCTGAGCCCAGAAAGCGAGCATATACCGAATACTATAAAAACCATGACCCCGTAGCGAGCTTTGAGGCTTTGAGGGAAGCTGGTGTCTTTGAGAGTGTACGGCCGAAGGGAAAATAAGCAGCCTCCACAGGTAATAAAAGGTATCTTCATCAACCTGATCTCATTGATTTATTCTTAATTTATACTAAATCATAATTTATACTGAACCtctagtcatctagtccaacaccctgcagTGAAGCAGCCTTCTACTGTACCCATGGTTGATATTCTGGGACTTAAGTAATACAAGGTGTTACAAGTTGgaggatttaaaaaacaaacaaacaaacttgctCATAAATAATATAGAAGAGGGGGGACCTGAACCTCACTTTTTGCACAGGTCTCTGCTGCATTGTCCATTGTGCAGTTATCCTCAGTGTGAGGATACGGAAGGGGTAAAAAATAGCTTGGAATATTGTACAGTACTTTTTTGCACTATCTCAAGTGGTATTTCTGAGCTAGAGGTGATGCATCAGATTCTATGTAGCATATCAtagcggagagagagagagagaaaacagatcATTTCTCTGTGACAGTGGATGTAAGGTGAGTATGTAAAGGAATGGAGATGGCTCCTACCACATTATGCTGTCTCCAGAGCTTGAAGGAAGAGAACAAGAATTGATCACAGGTAGATTCTTCAGAAGAAAAGTGAAATCATGATAGTACATCCTTTTTTGTGCAAGTTCTGGGTAGTTATTGACTCTTTTAATGGACATAAACCGTTGTAACCATTTAGGAAATACTGGTCTGAAGAAAAATATCAAACAACTAATCTTAATCTCTGTATTTAATGCTTTCCTACAACTGCTGTTCTTTCTGAAGCTATGATCAAAAAGGTCTGTTAAGTTTTATCTTGTCACAGTAATTCAAGAAAAGCCTTCCCAAACAGCTCCAGATTGTAACGATAGTTTAACAAATATACaagggtttgtttgttgttttccaTGACCATGAAACAGACTTTTCTCTGAGAACTTCTGCTTCACTTAGCCTTAAACTCCAATTGTTTCTTCATTGTCTTGGAATGTGTCTTATGTTCTGATCATTATGTGACTTGCAGCTCTGAATGACTCTAGCCAACTGGATGTTTTCAGTCTCTTTAG harbors:
- the LOC102566130 gene encoding cytochrome c oxidase subunit 6C-2 isoform X1, which translates into the protein MRHRGACSVPGPSCGRTLRLLGDAAAAMSSLLPKPQMRGLLTRRLRFHAVGAFVFCFGSALIYKFGVAEPRKRAYTEYYKNHDPVASFEALREAGVFESVRPKGK
- the LOC102566130 gene encoding cytochrome c oxidase subunit 6C-2 isoform X2, which translates into the protein MSSLLPKPQMRGLLTRRLRFHAVGAFVFCFGSALIYKFGVAEPRKRAYTEYYKNHDPVASFEALREAGVFESVRPKGK